One Halobaculum roseum DNA segment encodes these proteins:
- a CDS encoding MarR family transcriptional regulator encodes MISKAGIAVIDALSTGREATPVDLATETGYSQTHIYEVLDDLLDAGLLIERRRPNNQRKVRVADHPVIEAYRTLQSKLNHVEWADLLSPAALKVCWFLDEPRRVSEIAKRLGITRQGVHKALSPLKNRAMLSPSGPDYAVSEDLAPLLAFAQAVVTHEHRSRARDIAPSATIEWCDPKRTLVRVQTTEDTDALLDAPDWQVTGLGRFEDYGLQFFLAGEPAFWYAPDEELTPGEVVCHTLALDSGSRRVSYAMLLIEALDIDQETLTETATWYDLETTVAAMYQAPQEGVEDSDEIPVVLPSESEFMALKEQYGVV; translated from the coding sequence GTGATTTCAAAGGCCGGAATCGCCGTGATTGACGCTCTGAGTACCGGCCGAGAAGCGACGCCAGTGGATCTCGCAACTGAAACCGGGTATTCACAGACACACATCTACGAGGTGCTCGATGACTTGCTGGACGCGGGGCTCTTGATCGAACGCCGTAGGCCCAACAACCAGCGGAAAGTCCGTGTCGCGGACCACCCGGTCATTGAAGCGTACCGGACGCTGCAGTCGAAGCTCAATCACGTTGAATGGGCTGACCTCCTCTCGCCCGCCGCCCTCAAAGTGTGCTGGTTTCTCGACGAACCCCGTCGAGTATCCGAGATTGCAAAGCGACTCGGGATTACTCGACAAGGCGTTCACAAGGCGCTGTCGCCGCTCAAAAACCGGGCAATGCTGTCCCCGTCCGGCCCCGATTACGCGGTAAGTGAGGACCTCGCACCGCTGCTGGCGTTCGCGCAGGCCGTCGTGACCCACGAGCACCGATCGCGAGCCCGGGATATCGCGCCGAGTGCGACTATCGAGTGGTGCGACCCGAAACGAACACTCGTCCGCGTGCAGACCACTGAAGATACAGACGCGCTACTAGACGCACCAGATTGGCAGGTGACCGGGCTTGGTCGATTCGAGGATTACGGGCTACAATTCTTCCTTGCAGGTGAGCCCGCGTTCTGGTACGCGCCCGACGAGGAACTCACACCGGGCGAAGTGGTGTGTCACACGCTTGCCCTCGATAGCGGCTCCCGCCGGGTTAGCTATGCAATGTTGTTGATCGAGGCGTTAGATATCGACCAGGAGACGCTCACAGAAACGGCAACGTGGTACGATCTGGAAACCACGGTCGCTGCGATGTACCAGGCACCACAGGAAGGGGTCGAAGACTCGGACGAGATCCCTGTCGTCCTTCCAAGTGAATCAGAATTTATGGCGCTCAAAGAGCAGTACGGTGTAGTATGA
- a CDS encoding DUF7342 family protein translates to MTDRGLDSWTDDLTARERVREIATTITEPRSVDWVREEAQVSSWQTAKDELEMLVDFGQVQAVEGDDGNRKYAPNYQRRYFDEVAELINTHTRAELRDEIASIQADIDEWKSRFDVESWDELEATLTDDALDSEGIRERNRILRQWERYEDNKRLLKHALELYDDARELHPGRNDSSNASTPVSQ, encoded by the coding sequence ATGACTGACCGTGGACTCGACTCGTGGACTGACGACCTCACTGCACGAGAGCGTGTACGAGAGATCGCGACGACGATCACCGAACCGCGATCTGTCGACTGGGTCCGTGAAGAAGCGCAGGTGTCGTCGTGGCAAACTGCGAAAGACGAGCTGGAGATGCTGGTCGACTTCGGGCAAGTACAGGCTGTTGAAGGCGACGACGGAAACAGGAAGTACGCGCCGAACTACCAGCGTCGCTACTTCGACGAGGTGGCCGAGTTGATCAACACGCACACGCGAGCAGAACTTCGTGATGAGATCGCCTCCATTCAGGCAGACATCGACGAGTGGAAGAGCCGATTCGATGTCGAATCCTGGGATGAATTAGAAGCGACGCTCACTGATGACGCCCTCGACAGTGAGGGGATTCGAGAGCGCAACCGCATACTACGCCAGTGGGAACGATACGAGGACAACAAGCGTCTCCTCAAACATGCGCTTGAACTCTACGACGACGCCCGGGAGCTTCACCCGGGCCGGAACGATTCATCGAACGCTTCGACCCCAGTCTCGCAGTAA
- a CDS encoding RNA-guided endonuclease InsQ/TnpB family protein — translation MAKQVVTRTYTASIRNQEQVSDDLNSLGVAASKLWNVGRWVCDRVWAEIGHIPGHNELTSYLKSHERYDDLHSQSSQRVLQELAEAFNGWYGKRRNGDTRANPPKYRKHGDDHPRSTVTFKTAGFKLDTEYERVRLSKGSSLKEYWSDFTLCEYQIRPDVDLSAVESVQQVRAVWTGDEWGLQFVCRIEIDVAEAPGEKTMGVDLGINNFAALAYENGHGELYPLNCLKQDDYYFSKRLAQCDDPDSRQASRLNQKKSERRTHYFHTLSRHIVQRCVEEGVGTVVVGDLSGIREDEGNDKSKDWGTHGNLDLHSWAFDRFTSMFEYKAEMEGITVELVSERDTSKSCSSCGKKRDANRVERGLYVCDECDAVANADVNAAENIRQKVSPSPRSEDRSNGWLAQPSTYLFDQESGCFAPRKQVTS, via the coding sequence ATGGCGAAACAGGTCGTCACCCGCACCTACACTGCTTCCATACGGAACCAAGAACAGGTGTCCGACGACCTCAATTCGCTCGGAGTCGCCGCCTCGAAACTCTGGAATGTCGGACGGTGGGTTTGTGACCGCGTATGGGCTGAAATCGGCCACATCCCTGGTCACAACGAACTCACCTCGTACCTGAAGTCGCACGAACGCTATGATGACCTGCATTCTCAGTCAAGTCAGCGAGTCCTTCAGGAACTCGCTGAAGCGTTCAACGGCTGGTACGGTAAACGACGCAACGGGGACACGAGAGCGAACCCGCCGAAGTACCGCAAACACGGCGACGACCACCCGCGAAGCACGGTCACGTTCAAGACCGCTGGCTTCAAACTCGACACCGAGTATGAGAGAGTCCGACTCTCCAAAGGATCGAGTCTCAAGGAGTATTGGTCGGACTTCACTCTCTGCGAGTACCAGATCCGCCCGGACGTTGACCTCTCCGCCGTGGAGAGCGTCCAACAGGTTCGGGCAGTCTGGACTGGTGACGAGTGGGGACTACAGTTCGTCTGCAGGATCGAGATTGACGTCGCTGAAGCTCCCGGTGAAAAGACGATGGGTGTTGATCTCGGGATCAACAACTTTGCCGCGCTCGCCTACGAAAACGGTCACGGCGAACTGTACCCGTTGAACTGTCTGAAGCAGGACGACTACTACTTCAGCAAGCGTCTCGCCCAGTGTGACGACCCTGATTCCCGCCAAGCTTCGCGGTTGAACCAGAAGAAGTCGGAGCGTCGAACCCACTACTTCCACACGCTCTCCAGGCATATCGTCCAGCGGTGTGTTGAGGAAGGTGTTGGAACGGTCGTGGTGGGCGACCTTTCTGGTATCCGCGAAGACGAGGGGAACGACAAGTCGAAAGACTGGGGAACGCACGGGAATCTCGACTTGCACTCGTGGGCGTTCGACCGCTTCACCTCGATGTTTGAGTACAAAGCCGAGATGGAAGGCATCACGGTCGAACTGGTGTCCGAGCGTGATACGTCGAAGTCGTGTTCGTCCTGTGGGAAGAAGCGGGACGCGAACCGTGTGGAGCGCGGGTTGTACGTGTGCGACGAGTGCGACGCGGTGGCGAACGCGGACGTGAACGCTGCTGAGAACATCCGGCAGAAAGTATCTCCAAGTCCTCGGTCAGAGGATAGGAGTAACGGCTGGTTGGCACAGCCATCGACGTACCTGTTCGACCAAGAGAGCGGATGCTTCGCACCGCGAAAGCAGGTCACGTCGTAA
- a CDS encoding UPF0175 family protein, with protein MGTISARVPDELEAELEAYLEDENLDRSTAVRKLLSEGLAEWQRQRALDQLAAGTTSFGKAAELAGMSVWDFAQLANEHDITWVADEHLDSDLEAL; from the coding sequence ATGGGAACGATCTCGGCACGCGTGCCCGATGAATTGGAAGCAGAACTCGAGGCATACCTCGAAGACGAAAACCTCGACCGAAGTACGGCTGTTCGAAAGCTTCTCTCGGAGGGGCTTGCTGAGTGGCAGCGCCAACGAGCACTCGACCAACTTGCAGCTGGAACCACCTCGTTCGGTAAAGCGGCCGAGCTGGCGGGGATGTCCGTCTGGGACTTTGCACAGCTCGCCAACGAACACGATATCACCTGGGTGGCCGACGAGCATCTCGACTCGGACCTCGAGGCGCTGTGA
- a CDS encoding toxin-antitoxin system TumE family protein, with protein MPGDDDDEATQVLDVRERFPENATYVQISAYHVPRSDRYPDGVKYSMQYGHTNAPDGEDGTIIRYDNFPDHPGAPVHHKHTEDGEIESIAFDGLRELYREFKHEVRENDEPWD; from the coding sequence ATGCCGGGGGACGACGATGACGAGGCAACGCAGGTACTCGACGTCCGCGAGCGGTTTCCCGAAAACGCGACGTACGTGCAGATCAGTGCGTACCACGTCCCCCGCTCAGACCGCTACCCCGACGGCGTCAAGTATTCGATGCAGTACGGGCACACGAACGCTCCTGACGGCGAAGATGGCACGATCATCCGGTACGACAACTTTCCGGATCATCCTGGCGCACCGGTCCATCACAAACATACAGAGGACGGAGAGATCGAGTCGATCGCGTTCGACGGCCTGCGCGAACTCTACCGCGAGTTCAAACACGAGGTGAGAGAAAATGACGAACCCTGGGACTGA
- a CDS encoding RNA-guided endonuclease InsQ/TnpB family protein → MADDYVRRTAITRLSVNGRQRALLEETISEWKRGCQLATDMAWGKCNAKSDVQPLAYDDVRDQTDLGSQHAILATHQAAQAITGCLERRSNGKNVSKPTFTAPTVKYDTRTMTLFDDDTVSLSTTESRIRCRLALPDADDGYQRQYLDSDEWEPTESTLTTRDGDYFLHMGFRRPKTDTERNTAEDGTVLGVDLGIENLAVTSTARFINGRELSHTLREFENVRAGLQQTGTRSAHRTLEQSSGRALRYVRDVLHRASNAIVDEALRYECDVIAFEDLTDIRDRTGASWGHKWAFRTLYEQVEYKAEADGISVKQVGSAYTSKRCAECGFTVDENRPTRTDFRCVKCESEANADYNAAKNIGMRYVRRGQQSSRRTGDSQLALKSGTVTPSGGFTAHPKGFDAEFTDKPHPQNAEGV, encoded by the coding sequence GTGGCAGACGACTACGTGCGTCGGACGGCAATCACCCGCCTCTCGGTAAACGGCAGGCAACGAGCGTTGCTTGAGGAAACCATCTCCGAGTGGAAGCGTGGTTGCCAACTCGCCACGGACATGGCGTGGGGCAAGTGTAACGCGAAAAGCGACGTACAGCCTCTCGCCTACGACGACGTGCGCGACCAGACCGACCTCGGGAGTCAGCACGCGATTCTTGCCACCCACCAAGCCGCCCAAGCCATCACCGGCTGTCTCGAACGCCGCTCCAACGGCAAGAACGTGAGCAAGCCGACCTTCACAGCGCCTACGGTGAAGTACGACACCCGGACAATGACACTATTTGACGACGATACGGTGTCCCTCTCCACAACGGAGAGTCGCATCCGGTGTCGGCTTGCCCTTCCCGATGCCGACGACGGCTACCAACGGCAGTATCTCGACTCCGACGAGTGGGAGCCAACAGAAAGCACGCTCACAACTCGCGACGGCGACTACTTCCTGCATATGGGGTTTCGCCGACCCAAGACCGACACCGAGCGAAACACCGCCGAGGACGGAACGGTTCTCGGGGTTGACCTCGGTATCGAAAACCTCGCCGTCACTAGCACCGCCCGATTCATCAATGGACGCGAACTCTCTCATACCCTCCGCGAGTTCGAGAACGTGCGTGCAGGACTTCAACAGACCGGCACTCGGAGCGCCCACCGAACACTCGAACAGTCGAGTGGACGTGCGCTTCGATACGTCCGCGACGTACTCCACCGAGCGTCGAACGCGATCGTGGATGAAGCACTCCGATACGAGTGTGACGTGATCGCGTTCGAGGACTTGACCGACATCCGCGACCGGACAGGCGCGTCGTGGGGGCACAAATGGGCGTTCCGAACGCTGTACGAGCAAGTAGAGTACAAAGCCGAGGCAGATGGCATCTCGGTGAAGCAAGTTGGGTCAGCGTACACGTCGAAACGGTGCGCCGAGTGTGGGTTCACAGTAGACGAGAATCGCCCGACTCGCACTGACTTCCGTTGCGTGAAGTGCGAGTCAGAGGCGAACGCGGATTACAACGCGGCAAAGAACATCGGGATGCGGTATGTCCGTCGAGGTCAACAGTCGTCTCGGCGGACGGGCGACAGTCAGCTCGCCCTGAAGTCTGGAACAGTGACGCCGAGTGGCGGATTCACCGCCCACCCGAAAGGGTTCGACGCCGAGTTCACGGACAAGCCCCACCCTCAAAACGCCGAAGGCGTTTAG
- a CDS encoding ArsR family transcriptional regulator, with amino-acid sequence MSHVPPQADDPPTEDTEEFNTWRALQKATDSKRADILADIVGHPNGLPTVEELDYMNPPLSDDAIRRHLKTLMDVGVVEEVELEVGNRVRGYPFKFYRLTEPARKLFDKNGLFPENAWKRQYQSVEKTDRIRDIEEMPRPDLSSSSA; translated from the coding sequence ATGAGCCACGTCCCGCCCCAGGCTGATGACCCCCCTACTGAGGATACTGAGGAGTTCAATACATGGAGGGCACTGCAGAAAGCCACCGATTCGAAGCGGGCCGACATCCTTGCGGACATTGTCGGCCATCCGAACGGACTCCCCACTGTGGAGGAACTGGATTATATGAATCCTCCACTAAGTGACGACGCGATCCGTCGGCATCTGAAGACGCTGATGGATGTGGGGGTAGTTGAGGAAGTGGAACTCGAAGTAGGGAACCGTGTCAGAGGCTACCCCTTCAAGTTCTACCGACTTACTGAGCCAGCTCGCAAACTGTTCGACAAGAACGGTCTGTTCCCAGAAAACGCCTGGAAACGACAGTACCAGTCCGTCGAGAAGACAGACCGCATCCGCGACATCGAAGAGATGCCGCGCCCGGATCTGTCTTCATCCAGCGCCTGA
- a CDS encoding coiled-coil domain-containing protein: MQDTVEIPNPKGIDGMSLQWVKMARIDATIETLQEYTFVLKILLLVLSAVSIIGGSNLLSTKPVLGGTLIFSGILLDFGVLLIYKWEIETVQDEIEDTQTEINQTKSEVNATKNEIAQTKEEVNATGEKVEGVQDSIYEKFGRYRGRDSLEGRTNELEEQIEDVEEELEELNDTLFSLSGRYRGRDSIEERIDELEETIESLKSELNDWEKEMGGKGRRFKRL, translated from the coding sequence GTGCAAGATACAGTCGAAATACCGAACCCAAAGGGTATAGATGGGATGTCCTTACAATGGGTCAAAATGGCTAGAATTGATGCCACTATCGAGACGTTACAGGAGTACACTTTCGTTCTCAAAATCCTCTTGTTGGTTCTTAGTGCGGTTTCAATAATCGGAGGTTCAAACCTTCTTTCGACCAAACCTGTCTTGGGAGGGACTCTGATTTTTTCCGGTATTCTTCTCGACTTTGGTGTGTTGTTAATATATAAATGGGAGATTGAGACGGTTCAGGACGAGATAGAGGACACTCAGACGGAAATTAACCAAACCAAAAGTGAGGTGAACGCCACCAAGAATGAGATTGCCCAAACCAAGGAAGAAGTAAACGCTACAGGAGAGAAAGTAGAGGGAGTTCAGGACTCTATTTATGAGAAGTTCGGAAGATACCGAGGCAGGGACAGTCTGGAGGGTCGAACAAATGAGTTAGAGGAGCAGATCGAGGATGTTGAGGAGGAATTAGAAGAATTGAATGATACTCTGTTTTCCCTCAGTGGAAGATACAGAGGGCGAGATAGCATTGAAGAACGAATTGATGAACTCGAAGAGACGATTGAAAGTCTAAAAAGTGAACTGAACGACTGGGAGAAAGAAATGGGCGGAAAAGGACGCCGTTTCAAGCGCTTGTGA
- a CDS encoding helix-turn-helix transcriptional regulator, whose product MPISIDHFEDDPPDVLDIQEGTQPYRILQFLAENSEQAFTQTEIHEATDINRGSVGAALSRLEDRGLVRHRGRYWAIAEDDRLASYAAQMNASSVSTTDDSYGDKA is encoded by the coding sequence ATGCCCATCAGCATCGACCACTTCGAGGACGATCCCCCGGACGTCCTCGATATCCAGGAGGGGACGCAACCGTATCGCATTCTTCAGTTCCTTGCCGAGAACAGCGAGCAGGCGTTCACGCAGACGGAGATTCACGAAGCGACAGACATCAATCGCGGGAGCGTTGGAGCTGCGCTGTCGCGCTTGGAGGACCGCGGCCTCGTCCGCCACCGCGGGCGGTACTGGGCCATCGCAGAGGATGACCGCCTCGCCTCGTACGCGGCGCAAATGAACGCCAGCTCTGTCTCGACGACTGACGATTCCTACGGGGATAAGGCCTGA
- a CDS encoding RNA-guided endonuclease InsQ/TnpB family protein, with translation MHYNYKYRLDPSDTLTETLLHQVDTCRQLYNHILYLLNEADDIPARYEVQGRLPDLKSWWDDLGDVHSKVLQMVVKRVYDNLSTLTAQKENGRAVGMLKWKPPREYRSLTYNQSGFKLKNTSGRPTLWLSKIGEISIHLHRDIPENATIKQVTVKQEPTGEWYATFGIDVDEATPRKPETPERVVGIDVGILKYAHDTDGYAIESPDFSDERDRLERAQRNLSRKEHGSANWEKQRKVVAERHADLKHKRRDFLHKLSNYYATEYDFVAVEDLDAKGLVELPGNSRNRAGAAWGTFLRMLKYKCEREGTHFAAVDPKDTTKECASCGVKTDKPLWVREHSCPSCGFEADRDANAAWNILSRGLEEVGVVHSESMPVETALPVDTSVSAKRVVEAGSPTLKERTASAVSE, from the coding sequence ATGCACTACAACTACAAGTATCGACTCGACCCGTCAGACACCCTCACCGAGACACTTCTACACCAAGTCGATACTTGTAGACAACTGTACAACCACATCCTCTACCTGCTCAACGAGGCAGACGACATTCCTGCTCGCTACGAGGTTCAGGGACGGCTTCCCGACCTCAAATCGTGGTGGGACGACCTCGGAGATGTTCACTCGAAAGTCCTCCAGATGGTCGTCAAGCGCGTTTACGACAACCTCTCCACGCTCACAGCGCAGAAGGAGAACGGACGCGCCGTGGGAATGCTCAAGTGGAAACCGCCTCGGGAGTATCGGTCGCTCACCTACAACCAGTCCGGCTTCAAACTCAAGAATACGAGTGGTCGGCCTACGTTGTGGTTGAGTAAAATCGGTGAGATTTCGATTCACCTTCACCGCGACATCCCCGAGAACGCGACCATCAAACAGGTCACGGTCAAGCAGGAACCGACAGGGGAGTGGTATGCCACGTTCGGTATCGACGTAGACGAAGCAACGCCCAGGAAACCGGAGACTCCCGAACGAGTCGTTGGAATCGACGTTGGTATCCTGAAGTACGCCCACGACACCGACGGATACGCCATCGAAAGTCCCGATTTCAGCGACGAGCGCGACCGGTTGGAACGCGCTCAACGCAACCTCTCGCGGAAGGAACACGGCTCTGCGAATTGGGAGAAACAACGGAAGGTCGTTGCCGAACGTCACGCCGACCTGAAGCACAAGCGGCGAGACTTCTTACACAAACTCTCGAACTACTACGCCACCGAGTACGACTTCGTGGCGGTCGAGGACTTGGACGCGAAGGGGCTGGTCGAACTGCCGGGCAACTCGCGGAACCGGGCAGGCGCGGCGTGGGGGACATTCCTTCGGATGCTCAAATACAAGTGTGAACGCGAAGGAACGCACTTCGCCGCAGTTGACCCGAAAGATACGACGAAAGAGTGTGCGTCCTGCGGCGTCAAGACAGACAAACCGCTGTGGGTTCGTGAACACTCGTGTCCTTCGTGTGGGTTTGAGGCGGATAGGGACGCGAATGCGGCATGGAATATTCTGTCTCGCGGTCTCGAAGAAGTAGGGGTGGTTCACTCCGAATCAATGCCTGTGGAGACTGCGCTCCCTGTGGATACGTCCGTATCTGCAAAGCGCGTCGTGGAAGCAGGAAGCCCTACCCTCAAGGAGCGAACCGCGTCAGCGGTGAGCGAGTAG
- a CDS encoding DUF2080 family transposase-associated protein: protein MDRFEIEGQEVLDGTAKPSGNSAHVIVPKRWRGADVKVVRVSEPDSNE, encoded by the coding sequence ATGGATAGGTTTGAAATCGAAGGCCAAGAAGTCCTCGACGGAACCGCAAAACCGTCGGGGAACAGTGCCCACGTCATTGTCCCCAAACGCTGGCGCGGAGCCGACGTGAAAGTCGTGCGAGTCTCCGAACCCGACTCAAACGAATAG
- a CDS encoding DUF6036 family nucleotidyltransferase: MRARFDRSYIRSELERIGTQLDNPLTVFMIGGGSMAFRELKETTKDIDLIVSSGNDLSQLQAVLLELGYDIVREPNEEYEELGAQRILENDDGCRIDVFNQQVIGKLILSQGIRERSERYLNPGNLVVQLVGPEDIFLFKAVAGRVNDIEDMFSLMQTGLEFDVVEAELKTQVDLLNQELFVTYVNEALTDLSEQHNVTTPLHEPVAEITERVYEELEMLHALDEPKSVGDLQQELHWPAADVQEVVRRLKEKDTVTITDGRVERNSMTI; this comes from the coding sequence ATGAGAGCGAGGTTCGATCGCTCATACATTCGCTCAGAACTCGAGCGTATCGGCACGCAGCTGGACAACCCACTCACCGTCTTCATGATTGGCGGAGGGTCGATGGCGTTTCGTGAACTCAAAGAAACCACAAAAGACATCGACCTCATCGTCTCCTCTGGCAATGATCTGAGTCAGCTCCAAGCGGTGCTCCTCGAACTGGGATACGATATCGTCAGGGAACCGAACGAAGAGTATGAAGAACTCGGTGCCCAACGAATCCTCGAGAACGATGATGGGTGTCGTATCGACGTATTCAACCAGCAGGTGATTGGCAAACTGATTCTTTCTCAAGGTATTCGTGAGCGGAGCGAACGGTATCTCAACCCAGGTAACCTGGTGGTCCAGCTCGTAGGTCCAGAAGACATCTTCTTGTTCAAAGCAGTCGCCGGTCGGGTGAACGACATCGAGGATATGTTTTCGTTGATGCAGACCGGGCTCGAGTTCGACGTCGTCGAAGCAGAACTCAAAACGCAGGTTGATCTATTAAATCAAGAGCTCTTCGTGACGTACGTGAACGAGGCGCTGACTGATCTTTCCGAGCAACACAATGTAACGACGCCATTGCACGAGCCCGTTGCGGAGATCACCGAGCGCGTCTATGAGGAACTCGAAATGCTGCACGCGCTTGACGAACCGAAATCAGTGGGTGACCTGCAACAAGAACTTCACTGGCCTGCAGCGGACGTACAGGAGGTTGTGAGGCGACTGAAAGAGAAAGACACAGTCACGATAACGGATGGACGGGTAGAACGGAACTCAATGACGATTTAA
- a CDS encoding ArsR family transcriptional regulator translates to MLTAGEVRALSALHGEQTLSELATNLDRSLSYTSELLQRLERAGLVETRRKGKTKQLRLSDAKALEVLTDLTQQYSHIDWPELLSGATLRVCYYLDIPRTVTDLACHADVHRSTVHRALAPLQHRGIVYQTDDGAYVLNDGFEQLSVLARELAHHTHRNTVEEQTHTYTILWESLDEFLVQTTTEIAQEQFLPTGPDQFQRYGLPLLARERRYYFYSESTNELSPETLCCHMLVIDSGTRAQSYCLLLLSQVDIDRDKLRAQAATYGVDDAVEELCTYLDTSGDQRTSRLPEWEDFQELADEYEVTV, encoded by the coding sequence ATGCTCACAGCAGGTGAAGTTCGCGCCCTCAGTGCTCTCCATGGTGAGCAAACGCTCTCTGAACTCGCAACGAATCTCGATCGAAGTCTCAGCTACACCTCTGAACTGCTTCAACGGCTCGAACGGGCTGGTCTCGTCGAGACACGCCGAAAGGGGAAAACAAAGCAACTCCGGCTGTCGGACGCAAAGGCACTCGAGGTACTCACGGACCTCACGCAGCAGTATTCACACATTGACTGGCCGGAACTGTTGTCTGGTGCAACCCTCCGTGTGTGCTACTATCTCGACATCCCACGGACCGTGACCGACCTCGCATGCCATGCCGACGTCCACAGAAGCACCGTCCACCGTGCACTAGCCCCGCTTCAACATCGCGGAATCGTCTACCAAACTGACGACGGAGCGTATGTACTGAATGACGGCTTCGAACAGCTGAGCGTACTCGCTCGTGAGTTGGCCCATCACACTCACCGCAACACTGTCGAAGAACAGACCCACACGTACACCATTCTGTGGGAGTCTCTCGATGAATTCCTTGTCCAGACGACGACTGAGATCGCCCAGGAACAGTTCCTTCCGACAGGTCCAGACCAATTCCAGCGATATGGCCTCCCGCTGTTGGCACGTGAACGTCGATACTACTTCTACTCGGAGTCGACGAATGAGCTCTCGCCGGAGACATTGTGCTGTCACATGCTCGTGATCGATTCGGGTACACGGGCGCAGTCGTACTGCCTGCTCTTGCTCAGTCAGGTCGACATCGACCGCGACAAACTCCGGGCCCAAGCCGCCACGTACGGCGTCGACGACGCCGTCGAGGAACTATGCACATATCTCGACACCAGCGGTGACCAGCGGACGTCCCGGCTACCTGAGTGGGAGGACTTCCAGGAACTGGCAGACGAATACGAGGTGACCGTATGA